One window of Athalia rosae chromosome 4, iyAthRosa1.1, whole genome shotgun sequence genomic DNA carries:
- the LOC105687523 gene encoding protein Wnt-7b isoform X1, which translates to MGRAQNVTSDSHNTDHVSYGLEKRMLEIRGLLFRVVGAVVVGAAVCGRIPGLAKGQREQCRAAPHAMPAVGEGAALGLRECRHQFRHHRWNCSHVASDQVFGHVVVVGSREAAFTYAISSAGVTYTVTAACSRGNITACGCESAIRTSKELVPSGWQWGGCSADVTYGMRFARRFLDAREIEGDARSLMNLHNNKAGRKIVKALLQTECKCHGISGSCTVRTCWRKLPSFRQIGDALMKKYYRARPVMAITPPPPPTIQSSQTLADSPLSDTAPILGNDAKTQGKPNDPTKSRGERRPQKKGNKPRRPHLVLKRPRATGGPGHGPKRIPKRSELVYLQPSPNYCEPDLAHGSFGTQGRTCNRTSRGTDGCDLMCCGRGYNTHQYTKVFQCRCKFHWCCLVKCDTCTDRIEEYTCK; encoded by the exons GGTGGTCGGTGCCGTGGTAGTTGGAGCAGCTGTTTGCGGTCGGATTCCCGGACTCGCCAAGGGTCAACGAGAACAGTGCAGAGCCGCGCCGCACGCAATGCCGGCGGTAGGAGAAGGCGCTGCCCTGGGGTTGCGCGAATGTCGACACCAATTCAGACACCACCGTTGGAATTGTTCCCACGTCGCCAGCGACCAGGTTTTCGGACACGTCGTGGTCGTCG GAAGTAGAGAAGCTGCGTTCACCTACGCCATAAGTTCCGCCGGCGTAACGTACACGGTGACAGCGGCCTGTAGCCGGGGTAACATCACAGCTTGCGGTTGCGAATCCGCCATAAG aaccAGCAAAGAACTAGTTCCTAGCGGGTGGCAATGGGGTGGCTGTAGCGCGGACGTGACGTACGGCATGAG ATTCGCGCGCAGGTTTCTCGACGCGAGGGAAATCGAAGGGGACGCCAGAAGCCTGATGAATCTTCACAATAACAAAGCTGGACGAAAG ATCGTGAAAGCCCTTCTACAGACCGAATGCAAGTGCCACGGGATTTCCGGTTCCTGCACCGTCAGAACTTGCTGGCGAAAGTTACCCAGTTTCCGGCAGATCGGCGACGctctgatgaaaaaatattaccggGCGCGTCCCGTGATGGCGATCACACCACCCCCTCCGCCGACGATTcag agtTCCCAGACCCTCGCGGATTCACCGTTATCCGATACCGCGCCAATTTTGGGTAACGACGCGAAAACCCAAGGCAAACCGAACGATCCGACAAAGTCACGAGGCGAACGAAGACCCCAGAAGAAGGGGAACAAACCGCGAAGGCCACACTTGGTGCTGAAAAGGCCCAGAGCCACAGGCGGACCTGGCCACGGACCAAAGCGAATCCCGAAACGAAGTGAACTCGTGTATCTGCAACCATCGCCCAATTACTGCGAACCAGACCTGGCCCACGGCAGCTTTGGCACGCAAGGCCGCACCTGCAATCGTACCAGCAGAG GAACAGACGGTTGCGATCTGATGTGCTGTGGCCGAGGGTACAACACTCATCAGTACACAAAGGTGTTCCAATGTCGTTGTAAATTTCATTGGTGCTGTCTCGTTAAATGCGACACGTGTACGGATCGCATAGAAGAGTACACGTGTAAATAG
- the LOC105687523 gene encoding protein Wnt-7b isoform X2 codes for MRRGEVAVIAIALLVLGQVPGPRQVRVVGAVVVGAAVCGRIPGLAKGQREQCRAAPHAMPAVGEGAALGLRECRHQFRHHRWNCSHVASDQVFGHVVVVGSREAAFTYAISSAGVTYTVTAACSRGNITACGCESAIRTSKELVPSGWQWGGCSADVTYGMRFARRFLDAREIEGDARSLMNLHNNKAGRKIVKALLQTECKCHGISGSCTVRTCWRKLPSFRQIGDALMKKYYRARPVMAITPPPPPTIQSSQTLADSPLSDTAPILGNDAKTQGKPNDPTKSRGERRPQKKGNKPRRPHLVLKRPRATGGPGHGPKRIPKRSELVYLQPSPNYCEPDLAHGSFGTQGRTCNRTSRGTDGCDLMCCGRGYNTHQYTKVFQCRCKFHWCCLVKCDTCTDRIEEYTCK; via the exons GGTGGTCGGTGCCGTGGTAGTTGGAGCAGCTGTTTGCGGTCGGATTCCCGGACTCGCCAAGGGTCAACGAGAACAGTGCAGAGCCGCGCCGCACGCAATGCCGGCGGTAGGAGAAGGCGCTGCCCTGGGGTTGCGCGAATGTCGACACCAATTCAGACACCACCGTTGGAATTGTTCCCACGTCGCCAGCGACCAGGTTTTCGGACACGTCGTGGTCGTCG GAAGTAGAGAAGCTGCGTTCACCTACGCCATAAGTTCCGCCGGCGTAACGTACACGGTGACAGCGGCCTGTAGCCGGGGTAACATCACAGCTTGCGGTTGCGAATCCGCCATAAG aaccAGCAAAGAACTAGTTCCTAGCGGGTGGCAATGGGGTGGCTGTAGCGCGGACGTGACGTACGGCATGAG ATTCGCGCGCAGGTTTCTCGACGCGAGGGAAATCGAAGGGGACGCCAGAAGCCTGATGAATCTTCACAATAACAAAGCTGGACGAAAG ATCGTGAAAGCCCTTCTACAGACCGAATGCAAGTGCCACGGGATTTCCGGTTCCTGCACCGTCAGAACTTGCTGGCGAAAGTTACCCAGTTTCCGGCAGATCGGCGACGctctgatgaaaaaatattaccggGCGCGTCCCGTGATGGCGATCACACCACCCCCTCCGCCGACGATTcag agtTCCCAGACCCTCGCGGATTCACCGTTATCCGATACCGCGCCAATTTTGGGTAACGACGCGAAAACCCAAGGCAAACCGAACGATCCGACAAAGTCACGAGGCGAACGAAGACCCCAGAAGAAGGGGAACAAACCGCGAAGGCCACACTTGGTGCTGAAAAGGCCCAGAGCCACAGGCGGACCTGGCCACGGACCAAAGCGAATCCCGAAACGAAGTGAACTCGTGTATCTGCAACCATCGCCCAATTACTGCGAACCAGACCTGGCCCACGGCAGCTTTGGCACGCAAGGCCGCACCTGCAATCGTACCAGCAGAG GAACAGACGGTTGCGATCTGATGTGCTGTGGCCGAGGGTACAACACTCATCAGTACACAAAGGTGTTCCAATGTCGTTGTAAATTTCATTGGTGCTGTCTCGTTAAATGCGACACGTGTACGGATCGCATAGAAGAGTACACGTGTAAATAG
- the LOC105687523 gene encoding protein Wnt-7b isoform X3, with translation MPAVGEGAALGLRECRHQFRHHRWNCSHVASDQVFGHVVVVGSREAAFTYAISSAGVTYTVTAACSRGNITACGCESAIRTSKELVPSGWQWGGCSADVTYGMRFARRFLDAREIEGDARSLMNLHNNKAGRKIVKALLQTECKCHGISGSCTVRTCWRKLPSFRQIGDALMKKYYRARPVMAITPPPPPTIQSSQTLADSPLSDTAPILGNDAKTQGKPNDPTKSRGERRPQKKGNKPRRPHLVLKRPRATGGPGHGPKRIPKRSELVYLQPSPNYCEPDLAHGSFGTQGRTCNRTSRGTDGCDLMCCGRGYNTHQYTKVFQCRCKFHWCCLVKCDTCTDRIEEYTCK, from the exons ATGCCGGCGGTAGGAGAAGGCGCTGCCCTGGGGTTGCGCGAATGTCGACACCAATTCAGACACCACCGTTGGAATTGTTCCCACGTCGCCAGCGACCAGGTTTTCGGACACGTCGTGGTCGTCG GAAGTAGAGAAGCTGCGTTCACCTACGCCATAAGTTCCGCCGGCGTAACGTACACGGTGACAGCGGCCTGTAGCCGGGGTAACATCACAGCTTGCGGTTGCGAATCCGCCATAAG aaccAGCAAAGAACTAGTTCCTAGCGGGTGGCAATGGGGTGGCTGTAGCGCGGACGTGACGTACGGCATGAG ATTCGCGCGCAGGTTTCTCGACGCGAGGGAAATCGAAGGGGACGCCAGAAGCCTGATGAATCTTCACAATAACAAAGCTGGACGAAAG ATCGTGAAAGCCCTTCTACAGACCGAATGCAAGTGCCACGGGATTTCCGGTTCCTGCACCGTCAGAACTTGCTGGCGAAAGTTACCCAGTTTCCGGCAGATCGGCGACGctctgatgaaaaaatattaccggGCGCGTCCCGTGATGGCGATCACACCACCCCCTCCGCCGACGATTcag agtTCCCAGACCCTCGCGGATTCACCGTTATCCGATACCGCGCCAATTTTGGGTAACGACGCGAAAACCCAAGGCAAACCGAACGATCCGACAAAGTCACGAGGCGAACGAAGACCCCAGAAGAAGGGGAACAAACCGCGAAGGCCACACTTGGTGCTGAAAAGGCCCAGAGCCACAGGCGGACCTGGCCACGGACCAAAGCGAATCCCGAAACGAAGTGAACTCGTGTATCTGCAACCATCGCCCAATTACTGCGAACCAGACCTGGCCCACGGCAGCTTTGGCACGCAAGGCCGCACCTGCAATCGTACCAGCAGAG GAACAGACGGTTGCGATCTGATGTGCTGTGGCCGAGGGTACAACACTCATCAGTACACAAAGGTGTTCCAATGTCGTTGTAAATTTCATTGGTGCTGTCTCGTTAAATGCGACACGTGTACGGATCGCATAGAAGAGTACACGTGTAAATAG